From Streptomyces asiaticus, one genomic window encodes:
- a CDS encoding YbaB/EbfC family nucleoid-associated protein → MIPGGGQPNMQQLLQQAQKMQQDLAAAQEELARTHVEGSSGGGLVKATVTGSGELQGLVIDPKAVDPEDTETLADLVVAAVRDANHAAQELQQQKLGPLAQGLGGMPGLPF, encoded by the coding sequence GTGATCCCCGGTGGTGGCCAGCCGAACATGCAGCAGTTGCTGCAACAGGCTCAGAAGATGCAGCAGGACCTCGCCGCGGCCCAGGAGGAGCTGGCCCGCACCCACGTGGAGGGTTCATCGGGCGGTGGCCTGGTGAAGGCGACCGTAACCGGTTCCGGTGAGTTGCAGGGCCTGGTCATCGATCCCAAGGCCGTGGATCCTGAGGACACGGAGACCCTCGCGGATCTGGTCGTCGCGGCCGTCCGGGACGCCAACCACGCCGCGCAGGAGCTCCAGCAGCAGAAGCTCGGCCCGCTCGCCCAGGGGCTGGGCGGTATGCCAGGGCTCCCGTTCTGA
- the recR gene encoding recombination mediator RecR, producing MYEGVVQDLIDELGRLPGVGPKSAQRIAFHILQAEPTDVRRLAQALTQVKEKVRFCAVCGNVAEAEQCRVCQDPRRDPAIICVVEEPKDVVAIERTREFRGRYHVLGGAISPIEGVGPDDLRIRELLARLADGTVTELILATDPNLEGEATATYLARMIKPMGLKVTRLASGLPVGGDLEYADEVTLGRAFEGRRLLDV from the coding sequence GTGTACGAGGGCGTGGTCCAGGACCTCATCGACGAGTTGGGCAGGCTGCCCGGCGTCGGTCCCAAGAGCGCGCAGCGGATCGCCTTCCACATCCTGCAGGCCGAGCCCACCGACGTCCGCCGTCTCGCGCAAGCGTTGACGCAGGTCAAGGAGAAGGTGCGGTTCTGTGCGGTCTGCGGGAACGTCGCCGAGGCCGAGCAGTGCCGCGTCTGCCAGGACCCCCGTCGCGACCCCGCGATCATCTGCGTGGTCGAGGAGCCGAAGGACGTTGTCGCGATCGAGCGGACGCGTGAGTTCCGGGGCCGCTATCACGTGCTCGGCGGGGCGATCAGCCCCATCGAGGGCGTGGGCCCGGACGATCTGCGGATCAGGGAGCTGCTGGCGCGGCTCGCGGACGGTACGGTCACTGAGCTCATCCTGGCCACCGATCCGAATCTGGAGGGCGAAGCCACTGCCACGTACCTCGCGCGCATGATCAAGCCCATGGGTTTGAAGGTCACCCGCCTGGCCAGCGGCCTCCCTGTCGGTGGAGACCTGGAGTACGCCGACGAGGTCACGCTGGGTCGTGCCTTCGAAGGGAGAAGACTTCTCGATGTCTGA
- a CDS encoding DUF5063 domain-containing protein, whose protein sequence is MSDATLHDAHPDPDDFAVQISDQIESFIVAVTEVAKGDEPDSAVPFLLLELSQLLLAGGRLGAHEDFVPDERYEPDVGPEPDVDELRERFAQLLEPVDIYSEVFDPYVPRSQPVACRISDDLAGIITDLRHGMAHYREGRISEALWWWQFSYLSNWGTTASAALRALQSLVAHVRLDSPLDELDGLDTDSNASGDEELAEEAGRVMAAEIAGPLGLHSGPR, encoded by the coding sequence ATGTCTGACGCAACGCTGCACGACGCCCACCCGGACCCGGACGACTTCGCGGTCCAGATCTCCGACCAGATCGAGAGCTTCATCGTCGCGGTCACCGAAGTCGCCAAGGGGGACGAGCCGGACAGCGCTGTGCCGTTCCTGCTGCTCGAGCTGTCGCAGCTGCTCCTCGCGGGCGGTCGGCTCGGCGCGCACGAGGACTTCGTCCCGGACGAGCGGTACGAACCGGACGTCGGCCCGGAGCCGGACGTCGACGAGCTGCGTGAGCGCTTCGCCCAGCTGCTGGAGCCGGTGGACATCTACTCGGAGGTCTTCGACCCGTACGTGCCGCGCAGCCAGCCCGTGGCCTGCCGGATCTCCGACGACCTGGCCGGGATCATCACCGATCTGCGGCACGGAATGGCGCACTACCGCGAGGGCCGGATCAGCGAGGCGCTGTGGTGGTGGCAGTTCTCGTACCTCTCCAACTGGGGGACGACCGCCTCGGCGGCTCTGCGCGCGTTGCAGTCGCTGGTCGCGCACGTACGGCTGGACAGCCCGCTGGACGAGCTGGACGGCCTGGACACGGACAGCAACGCGAGCGGTGACGAGGAGCTCGCGGAGGAGGCCGGCCGGGTCATGGCGGCGGAGATCGCGGGACCGCTCGGGCTGCACTCAGGACCGCGTTGA
- a CDS encoding DNA polymerase III subunit gamma and tau, translating to MSSLALYRRYRPETFAEVIGQEHVTGPLQQALRNNRVNHAYLFSGPRGCGKTTSARILARCLNCEKGPTPAPCGECQSCQDLARNGPGSIDVIEIDAASHGGVDDARELREKAFFGPASSRYKIYIIDEAHMVTSAGFNALLKVVEEPPEHLKFIFATTEPEKVIGTIRSRTHHYPFRLVPPGTLRDYLGEVCGREAIPVEDGVLPLVVRAGAGSVRDSMSVMDQLLAGAADDGVTYAMATSLLGYTDGSLLDSIVDAFAASDGAAAFEVVNRVIEGGNDPRRFVADLLERLRDLVILAAVPDAAEKGLIDAPADVVERMQAQASVFGGAELSRAADLVNEGLTEMRGATSPRLQLELICARVLLPAAFDDERSVQSRLERLERGALAGGLGGGAGAGGVGGVGGGGVGGPGPAMGYVPGPDAHAPVGPPAGGPSGPAAARAAMAGGGPGQGQAPDGPESAGSGEAPGGWPAGARPAADSGPGGAVDSGQQGGAPAAAAPPEDGGGQRPGAWPSGAQTGAQTPAAEGGGSRPGAWPAASAPGSGASGTGSTGSTADGGGQGAGAPARQPGGWPTATAPGQGGGTAPGQGGGPSAQTPAAPSAPTTPSAPSAPAAGPGPSAPAPGAPSMAQGAVQVRQMWPDILEAVKNRRRFTWILLSQNATVSGFDGTTLQLGFSNAGARDSFVGGGSEDVLRQALQDAIGVQWRIEAIVDPSGGAGQQGGGPGGPGGFGGAGGHGGPGGQGGSGGYGGVGAGGAGGGFGGGSGPSSGGGSGGFGGSSGGGQSAPPRQSAPPPAAPASPPPAAPSASAAPSGSANAGPPPAAAYREPAPPRVSIEDDMPAEDDPDLDDTALSGHDLIVRELGATVIEEIVNE from the coding sequence GTGTCGTCCCTCGCGCTGTACCGCCGCTACCGCCCCGAGACCTTCGCGGAGGTCATCGGGCAGGAGCATGTCACCGGCCCGTTGCAGCAGGCGCTGCGCAACAACCGGGTCAACCACGCGTATCTCTTCAGCGGCCCCCGAGGGTGTGGCAAGACGACCAGTGCGCGCATCCTGGCCCGCTGTCTGAACTGTGAGAAGGGTCCCACCCCGGCGCCGTGCGGCGAGTGCCAGTCGTGCCAGGACCTCGCGCGGAACGGGCCGGGGTCGATCGATGTGATCGAGATCGACGCCGCGTCGCACGGTGGTGTGGACGACGCCCGTGAGCTGAGGGAGAAGGCGTTCTTCGGGCCCGCGTCCAGTCGCTACAAGATCTACATCATCGATGAGGCCCATATGGTCACCTCGGCGGGGTTCAACGCCCTGCTGAAGGTGGTCGAGGAGCCCCCGGAGCACCTCAAGTTCATCTTCGCGACCACCGAGCCGGAGAAGGTCATCGGCACGATCCGGTCGCGTACGCACCACTATCCGTTCCGGCTCGTGCCGCCCGGGACGCTCCGCGACTATCTGGGGGAGGTCTGCGGGCGCGAGGCGATTCCGGTCGAGGACGGGGTGCTGCCGCTGGTGGTCCGGGCCGGGGCCGGGTCCGTGCGGGATTCGATGTCGGTGATGGACCAGCTGCTCGCGGGCGCGGCCGACGACGGCGTGACGTACGCCATGGCGACCTCGCTGCTCGGTTATACGGACGGCTCGCTGCTGGACTCGATCGTGGACGCCTTCGCGGCGAGCGACGGGGCGGCGGCCTTCGAGGTCGTCAACCGCGTGATCGAGGGGGGCAACGACCCCCGGCGCTTCGTCGCCGATCTGCTGGAGCGGCTGCGCGATCTGGTGATCCTCGCCGCCGTGCCGGACGCGGCGGAGAAGGGGCTCATCGACGCCCCGGCCGATGTGGTGGAGCGGATGCAGGCGCAGGCGTCGGTCTTCGGCGGCGCCGAGCTGAGCCGCGCGGCGGACCTGGTCAATGAGGGTCTTACGGAGATGCGCGGCGCCACCTCGCCGCGGCTCCAGCTGGAGCTGATCTGCGCCCGGGTGTTGCTGCCCGCCGCCTTCGACGATGAGCGGTCCGTCCAGTCGCGGCTGGAGCGGCTGGAGCGCGGGGCCCTCGCGGGCGGCCTGGGCGGTGGAGCCGGTGCCGGTGGCGTTGGTGGTGTCGGCGGTGGTGGCGTTGGGGGGCCCGGGCCCGCCATGGGGTACGTGCCTGGGCCCGACGCCCACGCTCCCGTCGGTCCCCCCGCCGGTGGGCCGTCCGGTCCGGCCGCCGCGCGTGCGGCCATGGCCGGGGGCGGGCCCGGTCAGGGGCAGGCTCCGGACGGTCCGGAGAGCGCGGGGAGTGGCGAGGCGCCTGGTGGGTGGCCTGCCGGGGCGCGCCCTGCCGCGGACAGCGGTCCAGGGGGTGCCGTGGACAGTGGACAGCAGGGCGGTGCCCCGGCTGCGGCCGCGCCCCCGGAGGACGGTGGCGGGCAGCGGCCCGGAGCATGGCCGTCGGGTGCCCAGACCGGTGCCCAGACCCCGGCTGCCGAGGGCGGCGGATCGCGGCCCGGCGCCTGGCCTGCCGCCTCCGCACCCGGCTCCGGGGCTTCCGGTACGGGCAGTACGGGCAGTACTGCTGATGGCGGTGGCCAGGGTGCCGGGGCGCCCGCCCGGCAGCCCGGCGGCTGGCCCACGGCCACCGCGCCGGGGCAGGGCGGCGGCACCGCGCCGGGGCAGGGCGGCGGTCCCTCCGCGCAGACACCCGCGGCGCCCTCCGCGCCGACCACCCCGAGCGCGCCTTCTGCCCCCGCCGCCGGACCGGGGCCCTCCGCACCTGCGCCGGGCGCGCCGAGCATGGCGCAGGGCGCCGTCCAGGTGCGGCAGATGTGGCCGGACATCCTGGAGGCGGTCAAGAACCGCCGCCGCTTCACCTGGATTCTGCTGAGCCAGAACGCGACGGTGTCCGGCTTCGACGGCACCACCCTCCAGCTCGGCTTCTCCAACGCGGGCGCGCGCGACAGCTTTGTGGGCGGCGGCAGCGAGGACGTCCTGCGGCAGGCGCTCCAGGACGCCATAGGGGTGCAGTGGCGGATCGAGGCGATCGTCGACCCCTCGGGCGGCGCCGGACAGCAGGGCGGCGGCCCAGGTGGTCCGGGCGGTTTCGGTGGCGCCGGTGGGCACGGTGGACCCGGTGGCCAGGGCGGTTCCGGCGGCTACGGCGGAGTCGGCGCCGGTGGCGCCGGTGGCGGCTTCGGCGGCGGGAGCGGCCCCAGCTCCGGCGGCGGTTCCGGCGGCTTCGGCGGCAGTTCCGGCGGTGGCCAGTCCGCCCCGCCCCGCCAGTCCGCGCCCCCGCCCGCTGCTCCCGCCTCCCCGCCCCCGGCCGCGCCCTCCGCGTCCGCCGCACCGTCCGGCTCCGCGAACGCGGGCCCGCCCCCCGCGGCGGCGTACCGGGAGCCCGCGCCGCCGCGGGTCTCGATCGAGGACGACATGCCGGCCGAGGACGACCCGGACCTGGACGACACCGCGCTGAGCGGCCACGACCTGATCGTCCGCGAGCTCGGTGCCACGGTGATCGAGGAGATCGTCAACGAGTAG